One segment of Triticum aestivum cultivar Chinese Spring chromosome 2A, IWGSC CS RefSeq v2.1, whole genome shotgun sequence DNA contains the following:
- the LOC123191422 gene encoding receptor-like protein 15 codes for MGCFLPWGCLLLVLCVLHSMLPSSSGCFMEERAALMEISSWFTSAKSVVPSSWGHGDDCCSWEGITCDNSTHRILRLDLFRLYQSIPTYGSDGSMSIESTEVACWNLNLTIFSSFRELQLLDFSGNYACLRNFDGLQGLRKLKYLNLSDNSFIGNIPESVSNLVSLEVINLKRNNMSGSLQNIGLKNLQNLRELHLGSNRLNGSLPASLFALPCLEYLDLSENLFEGHIPISSTWNCSSLLQTIRLSGNKLSGKIDFFWLRYCTELKEIDLSRNTDLVVLVKMHGWVPKFELRTLMLSSCNLDKSMITEPHFLHTQHHLQFLDLSNNNLRGSMPNFLFTKEATLVYLDLSSNSLVGSLYPIWKNQTNLRLLNIALNRIEGQLLANISSMFPELMILNVSHNNISGVVPSSLCNIGSIEIMDLSNNKFAGEVPSCLFTDCSALEVLKLSNNNLGGVILDGASNLSAAEIYLDNNKFEGTLPRNLSGNVQIMDLHDNNMSGALDISLWNLPSLAALSLARNSLTGDIHPEICKLTSLQMLDLSDNYFLGLIPHCSSTLPLQFLSISGNSLSGSPNAFFNSSFITALDLSRNQFTGNLEWTRYLSEIRLLLLGRNKFEGQISSNLCCLQYLSIIDISHNKLSGSVPRCIGGIPFEDPEPEAYTFYWPRTSSNSFGGGFGVFDDTGFSYNSDYELQGFTFTTKGNPPYTYGHNFFMSMSGIDLSANMLSGEIPMEMGNLSHIKSLNLSNNFFTGSIPATFANLTEIESLDLSENRLSGSVPWQLTRLSSLEVFSVAYNNLSGCLPASGQFSTFGMDSYKGNNNLRSCTSSSGPMAANGVAGSVADDSDPILYVVSEPVENMNLKIDWGAEEVRRCCPMG; via the exons ATGGGCTGCTTCTTGCCATGGGGATGCTTGCTCCTGGTCCTGTGCGTACTCCACTCCATGCTTCCAAGTTCTTCAGGCTGCTTCATGGAGGAAAGGGCGGCCCTCATGGAAATTAGCTCTTGGTTTACGAGCGCAAAATCCGTGGTTCCCAGTTCGTGGGGACACGGTGATGACTGTTGCTCCTGGGAAGGGATCACGTGCGACAATAGCACGCATCGAATATTGCGTCTCGACCTTTTCCGACTCTACCAGTCAATCCCTACCTATGGAAGTGATGGTTCCATGTCAATCGAATCTACGGAAGTTGCATGCTGGAACTTGAACTTGACAATATTTTCTTCGTTCCGGGAGCTTCAGCTGCTGGATTTCTCTGGAAATTACGCTTGTTTACGAAATTTCGACG GTCTACAAGGATTGCGAAAGCTCAAGTATCTCAACCTCAGTGACAACAGTTTCATAGGGAATATCCCAGAATCTGTCAGCAACCTGGTTTCTCTGGAGGTCATAAATCTCAAGAGAAATAACATGAGTGGGTCTCTTCAGAATATAG GTTTAAAAAATCTCCAGAATCTACGAGAATTGCATTTGGGATCCAATCGATTGAATGGTAGCCTCCCAGCATCCTTATTTGCCCTTCCATGCCTTGAGTACTTGGATCTTTCAGAAAACCTCTTTGAAGGACATATACCTATAAGCTCAACTTGGAATTGTTCCTCGTTGCTTCAAACTATCCGGTTATCTGGAAACAAGCTAAGTGGTAAAATTGATTTCTTCTGGCTAAGATATTGTACTGAGCTCAAAGAGATAGATCTGTCCAGGAACACTGATTTGGTTGTTCTAGTGAAAATGCATGGTTGGGTACCTAAATTTGAATTGAGAACActaatgctttcttcatgtaaCCTTGATAAGAGCATGATTACAGAGCCACATTTCCTACACACACAACATCATCTGCAGTTTCTTGATTTGTCAAACAATAATTTGCGGGGAAGCATGCCCAATTTTCTGTTCACGAAGGAAGCGACACTAGTTTACCTGGATCTTTCGAGTAACTCATTAGTTGGATCATTATACCCGATATGGAAAAACCAAACTAATCTTCGACTGCTGAACATAGCTCTAAACCGTATTGAAGGACAGCTGCTTGCCAATATAAGTTCAATGTTTCCCGAGCTGATGATTCTCAATGTTTCTCATAATAATATATCTGGAGTTGTGCCATCTTCACTGTGCAACATTGGCAGCATTGAAATTATGGAtctgtcaaataataaatttgcagGAGAGGTACCATCTTGCTTGTTCACTGATTGTTCTGCTTTGGAAGTATTGAAGCTTTCAAACAATAACCTCGGGGGTGTGATACTTGATGGGGCTAGTAACTTGTCTGCGGCAGAAATATACCTAGACAACAACAAATTTGAAGGGACTCTACCTAGAAATCTGTCTGGTAATGTCCAAATCATGGATTTACATGATAACAATATGTCAGGAGCACTGGACATTTCATTATGGAATCTTCCTTCACTGGCAGCTTTGAGCCTAGCTAGAAATAGTTTAACCGGTGACATTCATCCAGAAATTTGTAAATTAACAAGCCTTCAGATGTTAGATCTATCGGATAACTATTTTCTAGGGCTTATACCACACTGCAGCAGTACATTACCACTCCAGTTTCTGAGTATATCTGGGAATTCACTGTCAGGCTCTCCAAATGCATTTTTCAACAGCTCCTTCATTACAGCTTTGGATCTCAGCCGGAATCAGTTCACAGGCAACCTTGAGTGGACACGATATCTTTCTGAAATCAGGCTACTGTTGTTAGGCAGAAATAAGTTTGAGGGACAGATCTCATCAAATCTCTGTTGTCTCCAGTACTTGAGTATAATTGACATCTCTCATAACAAACTCTCGGGTTCTGTACCACGGTGTATTGGTGGCATCCCATTTGAAGACCCTGAACCTGAAGCTTATACATTTTACTGGCCCAGAACCTCCAGTAACTCTTTTGGAGGGGGGTTTGGTGTGTTCGATGATACGGGCTTCTCATATAACAGTGATTATGAACTCCAAGGATTCACCTTCACCACTAAAGGGAACCCACCATACACATACGGACACAACTTCTTCATGTCGATGTCTGGCATTGACTTGTCTGCAAACATGCTGTCGGGCGAGATTCCGATGGAGATGGGGAATTTGAGCCACATCAAGTCTCTCAACTTGTCGAACAATTTCTTTACTGGCTCTATCCCTGCAACCTTTGCAAACTTGACCGAGATTGAGAGCTTAGACCTATCAGAAAACAGGCTGAGCGGATCAGTGCCATGGCAGTTAACTCGGCTATCATCCCTAGAGGTGTTTTCTGTGGCATACAACAATTTATCGGGGTGTCTACCAGCCAGCGGTCAGTTCAGCACATTCGGTATGGACAGTTACAAAGGGAACAACAACCTTAGATCATGCACTTCAAGTTCAGGTCCCATGGCAGCAAATGGTGTTGCAGGAAGTGTGGCTGATGATTCTGACCCGATCCTTTACGTG GTGAGTGAACCTGTTGAAAATATGAACTTGAAAATAGACTGGGGTGCTGAGGAGGTAAGAAGATGCTGCCCTATGGGGTAG
- the LOC123187170 gene encoding translation initiation factor IF-2, whose product MAPHQTRQGLPSSPPISQLTSGAMALASAAATTAAASASQSRIPTSRGLWGKLSGAPVRHPGWTVAAAPAGPQHQLHHGDCPPSPSPVPALSIVSRGWWSPRHIRRDGLKSPPAANWYRTGHAAPTTSSAGR is encoded by the exons ATGGCGCCGCACCAGACCAGGCAGGGCCTCCCCTCTTCTCCCCCGATTTCCCAGCTAACCTCCGGCGCCATGGCTCTGGcctctgccgccgccaccaccgcggccgccaGTGCCTCACAGAGCCGCATCCCAACGTCGCGAGGACTGTGGGGGAAGCTGTCGGGCGCGCCTGTCCGGCATCCGGGGTGGACGGTCGCCGCTGCCCCGGCCGGACCTCAGCACCAGCTGCACCACGGCGACTGCCCGCCCTCGCCCTCGCCAGTGCCTGCCCTCAGCATCGTCTCTCGCGGCTGGTGGTCACCGCGCCACATCAGGAG AGACGGGCTCAAATCTCCGCCGGCGGCGAACTGGTACCGGACGGGACATGCTGCGCCGACGACGAGTTCTGCTGGCCGCTAG
- the LOC123184454 gene encoding uncharacterized protein — translation MDALEAIPPRDDPEKKPCADVYVDSQHHSLTTSTTDMDVVSKVLDDDNLLREIILCVGFPTTLVRASLVCKRWYHHASDRKFLSRFHECNPSHLLGFYLEDTDDPSVAAHFFPMLPQPPELATVIRTARFSLDPHRSEMSDMMGCRNGNVLISLYDGRDFTVGVHSPLHPERSLVVLPPFPELQIQDGYFCGMNDLLLSKQEGDGLSYIYVLVESTMERTKSMVHIDVLRNGDTVWRRHLDLATDRFLCPRFDPKAVLADDKIYIASAQSDIVVLDLMGSSISTITLPQGVEYGDRDTMLAWANNASGVYLSHARKLQLCIWLHKGGNWLLVHSICLRGMVASLRMTGCEDENEATAPLRINHVGDYDEFVFLEMG, via the exons ATGGATGCTCTGGAGGCGATTCCCCCACG GGATGATCCCGAGAAGAAACCATGCGCGGATGTGTATGTCGACTCACAACACCATTCCCTGACGACATCGACGACGGACATGGATGTTGTCTCCAAGGTGCTTGACGATGACAACCTCCTGAGAGAGATCATCCTTTGTGTCGGCTTCCCGACCACCCTCGTCCGTGCCTCTCTCGTCTGCAAGCGTTGGTACCACCATGCCTCCGACCGCAAGTTCCTCAGCCGTTTCCATGAGTGCAACCCGTCCCACCTCCTAGGCTTCTACCTCGAGGACACCGATGATCCAAGCGTGGCTGCACACTTCTTTCCGATGCTGCCTCAACCTCCAGAGCTTGCAACTGTCATCCGCACTGCGAGATTCAGCTTGGACCCCCACCGGAGTGAAATGTCCGACATGATGGGCTGCCGGAACGGCAACGTCCTCATCAGCTTGTACGACGGCAGAGATTTTACAGTTGGAGTGCACAGCCCGTTGCACCCCGAGAGAAGTTTGGTGGTCCTCCCGCCATTCCCAGAGTTGCAAATTCAGGACGGCTATTTCTGTGGTATGAATGATCTCCTCCTCTCCAAACAGGAAGGCGATGGCTTGTCCTACATTTATGTGTTGGTGGAGTCTACAATGGAGAGGACCAAATCTATGGTGCACATAGATGTGCTGCGAAATGGTGACACTGTATGGCGCAGACATCTTGACTTGGCCACCGACCGATTCCTTTGTCCGCGATTTGATCCAAAAGCTGTGCTCGCCGACGATAAAATCTATATAGCGAGTGCCCAGAGCGACATTGTTGTCTTGGATTTGATGGGCTCAAGCATCTCCACGATTACCCTCCCACAAGGGGTGGAGTATGGTGATAGAGACACCATGTTGGCATGGGCCAATAATGCTTCTGGTGTGTATCTCAGCCATGCCAGGAAGCTTCAACTTTGCATTTGGCTCCACAAGGGGGGCAACTGGTTGCTGGTGCACAGTATTTGTTTGCGTGGGATGGTTGCTAGTTTGAGGATGACAGGTTGCGAGGATGAGAATGAGGCTACTGCTCCTCTCCGGATAAACCATGTGGGGGATTATGACGAGTTTGTTTTCTTGGAGATGGGTTGA